GCGCCGTTCTTCGGCAAGGCGACCATTGGTTACCTGCCCAACGGCAAGATCGTCGGCTTGTCGAAGCTCACGCGTCTGGTTGACTGCTTCGCCCGCCGTTTGCAAGTGCAGGAGCGTTTGACGACGCAGGTCGCCGAGGCGCTGATGACGCATCTTCAGCCGAAGGCGGTAGGTGTGGTGGTGTCGTGCCGTCACATGTGCATGGAAAGCCGTGGCATTCGCACGGCGGGCGAGGAGACGGTGACCTCGGCCATGCTTGGCGAGTTGCAGCCCAATCTGGCGCTGCGCACCGAGTTCCTGGCGCTGGCTCGCGACAAGTAAGTACGCGGCGGCAAGCGGACAAAGAAGAAGCGCTGGCGGGAATCCTCCCGCCAGCGCTTTTTTATGACGTGGGCCGTGTTATCGGCCGTAGCGCGCCACGATGGTCGAGCCGTTCAGGGTATGACCGGCGAGCGCGGCGGACAGGCCATTGGCATCGAGCCCTGCCGGCAACTGACCCGGTTCGATATCGGTGGCCGTCACGGTGATGATGTAATGATGCGGCGTGTCGCCGACCGGCGGGCATGCGCCGCGATACGCTTGCGCGCCACTGACGTTCTTGCCGACGGTAATGCCCGGGCCCGTTTCGTTACCCGCACCGGCGGCGAGCGACGAGACCGTGGCCGGAATGTTGTAAGCGAGCCAATGCACGACACCGCCGCCCTTCGCGCCGTCGGGGTCCTTCATCGTGACGACGACGCTGTGCGTGGCTTGCGGCAAATTTTTCCATTCGACGGGCGGGCTGACGTTCTTCCCGCCGCACTCGCCCAACCCGGCATGGATCGCGGGCAGCAGGCCGCTGTCTGCGAACGCGCTCGACGAGACGCTCATGCCTTCGGCACGCGCCGTCCCGGCGGCGAGCGCCATGGCGATGGCCGCGGCACTTGCAGCACAAATTGCGACCGGGGATGAAAGCCGTTTCATAAGCATGCCTCCTATTTGGCAGATGCAATGATGAGTTTGAATGGTAGTGCAAGCAGTGTGGTACCCGCGACACCTGCACACCATAGCGCGATAAACCATCCCCAGCGAATCAGGCCCTGCTGCCACGCCGGGCGTACCGCTACCGCCTGCTCGCGGTGCTGGCGCACCGAGGGACGCACGAGATCAGTGATAGTGCGCATCGTGTGTCACCTTGCCGCGAAATACCCAGTAGGCCAGCATCGTGTAAGCGATGATGACAGGAATGATGAACGCTGCGCCCCACAGTGTGAATGACAGACTCGAATGCGGTGCGGCGGCGTCCCAGAGCGTGATGCCCGGCAGAATCGCGTAGGGATAGGCGCTGATGAGCAGGCCGCTGTAGCCGAGAAACACGAGGCCGATGGCGAGCCAGAACGGGGTGGCGTCGTGTGCCTGACGCAGCACGCGACGCATGACGAGGGTGGCGCCCGCCACGAGGAACGGTACCGGCAGGCAGCGCCAGAACCATGCGTCGTCGAACCAGCGTTCGGCCACGAGCGGCAGTCGCAGCGGGGTCCACAGCGAGACGATGGCCATGGTCGCCACGAGCGCCAGTGTCAGCGGCCACGCCAGCACGCGCAGGCGGCGCTGTAAGTCGCCCTCGGTCTTGCCGATCAGCCAGCACGCACCGAGCAACGCGTATGTCACGAGCAGGCCCAGGCCGGTGAACAGATTGAACGCCGTGACCCACGCGAAGGCGTCGCCCGCGAACTGACCGTTCTCGACCGGTATGCCGGAGAGATACGCGCCGAGTGCGACACCCTGAAAGAACGTGGCGCCCGCCGAGCCTCCGATGAACGCCAGATCCCACCACTGACGAGTGCGGCGCGACTTCCCGCGAATCTCGAAAGCCACGCCGCGAAAGATCAGACACACCAGCATGAACACCAGCGGCAGATACAGCGCCGAGAGCAGCACCGAGTACACCATCGGGAATGCGGCGAGCAGGCCCGCGCCGCCGAGTACGAGCCACGTCTCGTTGCCATCCCAGACTGGGGCGACGGAGTTCATCATCGTGTCGCGCTCGCGCGCATCGGGGAAGAACGGGAAGAGAATGCCGATGCCGAGGTCGAAGCCGTCGAGCACCACGTAGAGAAACAGGCCGAGCGCGATGATGGCGGCCCAGGCTAAGGTCAGATCCATGAGAAGTCTCGTTAAGGTCGATGTCGTGTCGGGCCGGCGATCAGGTGGCGTGCGCGCGGTCGGTGTCCATCCGTCCGGACAAGCCGGATACGGCGGGCGCAGCGTGCGCGGCGGGCGGTAGGCGATGTCCGTCATGCGGCGCATGATCGTTGCCGGGAGCCGTCGACGGATCGCCGGGCAGCACCGGGCCGCCGCGCAGAATCTTCAGCAGGTAATACACGCCGGTGCCGAACACCAGAAAGTAGGCCAGCACGAGGATCAGCAGCGACACTTGCACTTGCTGCGCGCTCACCGGCGACATGGCGTGTGCGGTCCGCATCACCCCGTAGACGACCCACGGCTGGCGCCCGGCCTCGGTGGTGACCCAGCCGGCAAGCAGTGCAACGAATCCGGTCGGCGAGAGCACGAGCATGGCGCGAGCGAAGTTGCGCGATGTGAAGAGCGTGCCGCGACGGCGCAGCCAGACGGCGGCAAGGGCTGCGGCGATCATCGCGAGGCCGAGACCGACCATGATGCGAAAGCTCCAGAACACCAGAGGCACGTTGGGGCGCTCGTCCTTTGGAAACTCCTTCAGACCGCGAATCTCACCGTCCCAGCTATGGGTGAGGATGAGGCTGCCCAGATGCGGGATTTCGAGCGCGTAGCGCGTGGTCTCGGCTTCCATGTCGGGCCAGCCGAACAGATTGAGCGGCGTGCCGCCGGTCTTCGTTTCCCAAAGCCCTTCGATGGCGGCGAGCTTGGCGGGCTGATGTTCGCGCGTGTTCAGCCCGTGGAGATCGCCCACGAAGGCCTGCAACGGTGCGAAGATCAGCAGCAGCCACATGGCCATCGAGAACATGGTCTTGACGGCAGGATCGCGGCGCCCGCGCAGCAGATGCCATGCACCGGTGCCCGCCACGACCAGCGCGGCCACGACGAACGCCGCGATGCTCATGTGTGCCAGACGGTACGGGAAAGATGGATTGAAGATCACGTCCCACCACGAGAGCACGACCACGCGGCCGTCGACGATTTCGTAACCCTGCGGTGTTTGCATCCAACTGTTCGACGCGAGAATCCAGAACGTCGAAATCAGCGTGCCGATGGCGACACACAAGGTGGCGGCGAAGTGCGCACGGGGGCTCACCCGATTCCAGCCGAACAGCATGATGCCGAGGAAGCCGGCTTCGAGGAAGAACGCGGTCATGACCTCGTAAGTGAGTAGCGGGCCGGTCACCGCTCCGGCGAAACTCGAAAAGCCCGACCAGTTGGTACCGAACTGATAGGCCATCACCACCCCCGAGACCACCCCCATGCCGAAGCACACGGCGAAGGCCTTCGACCAGAAGCGGCAGAGATCGAGATAGTGTGGCTGACGTGTTTTGAGCCAGAGACCTTCGAGAACGGCAATGAAGCTGGCCAGACCGATGGAGACGGCGGGGAAAACGATGTGGAACGAGACCGTGAACGCGAATTGCAGGCGTGCGAGGTCGAGGGCTTCCGGAACGGCAGTCATGTTGCGCTCTATGTATGCAAATAAACCCTGTCATGTATGGCGTATTGATAGACTAATCGCCATTTATTTGCATGCATATTAGGAGATGCTGCGACGCAGCACGCGTGACAAGTCGTCACATGTGGCGCATTGACGCGGCATGCTTCGGTGCGGCCATCGGTGCTATTTGTATGTTTCTAAAGAAGATTATGTCGGTATCCCGTGCGACGTCATGTCGCACGGGGCGAGGTGTGGGGAGCGGCGCGCGGCGTGGCTTAGCTGAGCAGCCCGGCGCCGATGTTGATCGACAGACCGAGCACGGCCAGATTGAAGAAGAACGAGAGGATGGCTTGTGCCAGCGTGGCGCGCCGCATGCGGCGTGACTTGAGCGCGACGTCGGCGGTCTGCGACGCCACCGCGATGGTGAACGAGAAGTACAGGAAGTCCCAGTAATCCGGATCGCAGTCACGGTCTGGCCACGCCAGCGCGTAGGGCGACTCGGTGTCTGTGAAGTACAGCCGTGCGTAGTGCAGCGTGTAGATCGTCGGTACGAGGAACCAGCCGGCAATGAGCGTGGCGGCCGCGAACAGCACATGTTCGGACGTCTGGTGCGGGCTGCCGGATTTGGCGCTGGCCAGAATGTGGATGATGGCGACCACGCTGGCAATGGCCGACAGGCTGACGACCGTGAGCACGATGGCGGCGCTCTGGTCTTCCTGTTCTGCGAAACGCTCGATGCTGCGTTTGGGCGCGGTGACCATCATGAACCAGATCATCGCGAGGTACGACCACGCGCCCGCGTTCCAGCCGATCAGGGTTCGGGTGATGGGACTGAACTCGCCCTTCACTGCAAGCTGAACGAACAGACCGGCGAGCACGCCGATGGCAATGGCGATGAGTAGCCGGGGGTGAAAGCGAACCAGGTGCGGGAAGAGCTTGGCATTCATTGGCAATGTCCGGACGATGACGGCGAGCGGTTCGATTATCCACTAACGCCGTGCCCCGTCGGGTCTTTGGGCGAACCGCGAACCGCATAACTCGCAACCGCCGCCGGACGCGATGCTGGTGATGGAAGTCGCCGAGGGGCTGCGGCCGTTCGGTGGGCCCCAGATGCGGCTAAGTTCCGACTGTCCTGAAATTGCCCTGAACTATCAAGTGAGCGCACGTTAATGGTGCGCCGCCGCATCGCGATGCGGCATTGTGCCCGTTGTCATGCCACCGCATGGGGGCCGCGCCACCGGTGTGTGCTCTGGCACTAATCGCCTTCACGCGCTCCTCCCTTTCGCAAACCGCCGCAGTATGGACGTCTGCGGCGATGCCGCCTTCGTTGAACATCCCCTTGGCACACCACTTGCTAGTCATTGCGCAAGGCCAACGGTGGCCGAGTGAAGACAAGCGAATTTTCTGCACCGCATGCATACCCCCGCGCGAGCGGGGACTTCGGGGCAACGGCGTCCCGAAGCCATAGGCCTGTTCACAGGCGTAAGGCTTCGGGACGCTTTTTTTTCGGCATTCGAACACGAGGGTATCCATGAGCACGCTCACGCAATCGTTGAAAAGTGGCAACTGGCGCGCGCTGGTTGCGTGTTTTCTCTACTTCGACACCGGTTTCACCGTCTGGGTGATGCTCGGACCTCTGGCCCCGTTCATCGGCAAAGACATTGCGATGACACCCGCACAGACCGGCTTTCTCGTGGCCGTGCCGGTGTTGGGGGCGGCGATTCTGCGCGTCACGCTGGGCAATCTGTATCAGGCCTTCGACGGTCGCAAGATTGCGTTGATGGGGCTCACGCTCTCGGCCATCCCGTCGGTGGTGCTGTTGCTGATGCCGGGAACACCGTCGTACACGCTGCTGCTGGTGCTGGGCGTGTTCCTCGGTATCGGCGGGGCAAGTTTCGCGGTGGCGTTGCCGATGGCGGGCAGCAACTACCCGCCGAAGGTACAGGGTCTGGTGCTCGGTCTTGCGGCGGCAGGCAATGTCGGCGCGGTGCTCGACGGCTTCATGTTCCCCGGACTCGCCGAGCACTACGGGTGGGCGCACGCGGCGGGGG
This window of the Pandoraea fibrosis genome carries:
- a CDS encoding cytochrome ubiquinol oxidase subunit I, whose amino-acid sequence is MTAVPEALDLARLQFAFTVSFHIVFPAVSIGLASFIAVLEGLWLKTRQPHYLDLCRFWSKAFAVCFGMGVVSGVVMAYQFGTNWSGFSSFAGAVTGPLLTYEVMTAFFLEAGFLGIMLFGWNRVSPRAHFAATLCVAIGTLISTFWILASNSWMQTPQGYEIVDGRVVVLSWWDVIFNPSFPYRLAHMSIAAFVVAALVVAGTGAWHLLRGRRDPAVKTMFSMAMWLLLIFAPLQAFVGDLHGLNTREHQPAKLAAIEGLWETKTGGTPLNLFGWPDMEAETTRYALEIPHLGSLILTHSWDGEIRGLKEFPKDERPNVPLVFWSFRIMVGLGLAMIAAALAAVWLRRRGTLFTSRNFARAMLVLSPTGFVALLAGWVTTEAGRQPWVVYGVMRTAHAMSPVSAQQVQVSLLILVLAYFLVFGTGVYYLLKILRGGPVLPGDPSTAPGNDHAPHDGHRLPPAAHAAPAVSGLSGRMDTDRAHAT
- a CDS encoding DUF1345 domain-containing protein, translating into MNAKLFPHLVRFHPRLLIAIAIGVLAGLFVQLAVKGEFSPITRTLIGWNAGAWSYLAMIWFMMVTAPKRSIERFAEQEDQSAAIVLTVVSLSAIASVVAIIHILASAKSGSPHQTSEHVLFAAATLIAGWFLVPTIYTLHYARLYFTDTESPYALAWPDRDCDPDYWDFLYFSFTIAVASQTADVALKSRRMRRATLAQAILSFFFNLAVLGLSINIGAGLLS
- a CDS encoding YbhB/YbcL family Raf kinase inhibitor-like protein, which translates into the protein MKRLSSPVAICAASAAAIAMALAAGTARAEGMSVSSSAFADSGLLPAIHAGLGECGGKNVSPPVEWKNLPQATHSVVVTMKDPDGAKGGGVVHWLAYNIPATVSSLAAGAGNETGPGITVGKNVSGAQAYRGACPPVGDTPHHYIITVTATDIEPGQLPAGLDANGLSAALAGHTLNGSTIVARYGR
- the cydB gene encoding cytochrome d ubiquinol oxidase subunit II, producing the protein MDLTLAWAAIIALGLFLYVVLDGFDLGIGILFPFFPDARERDTMMNSVAPVWDGNETWLVLGGAGLLAAFPMVYSVLLSALYLPLVFMLVCLIFRGVAFEIRGKSRRTRQWWDLAFIGGSAGATFFQGVALGAYLSGIPVENGQFAGDAFAWVTAFNLFTGLGLLVTYALLGACWLIGKTEGDLQRRLRVLAWPLTLALVATMAIVSLWTPLRLPLVAERWFDDAWFWRCLPVPFLVAGATLVMRRVLRQAHDATPFWLAIGLVFLGYSGLLISAYPYAILPGITLWDAAAPHSSLSFTLWGAAFIIPVIIAYTMLAYWVFRGKVTHDAHYH
- the folE gene encoding GTP cyclohydrolase I FolE; its protein translation is MSHDTFDENDWKRFLKHIGEDPDRPGLHETPSRVQKAWRQWTAGYGQDPAEVLKVFEDGAEQYNELIVVRGIPVYSHCEHHLAPFFGKATIGYLPNGKIVGLSKLTRLVDCFARRLQVQERLTTQVAEALMTHLQPKAVGVVVSCRHMCMESRGIRTAGEETVTSAMLGELQPNLALRTEFLALARDK